The genomic segment GTCACTTCGAGGTCAGGGGGCGATTATATTTCTCAATTTCTCTGATGGAACTGCCACGTTTCAGGCGTTATTAAAAAAGGGGGAAGTGGAAAAAGAACACTTTACATTATTTAATGAAACTATTGATATAGGAGATTTTATTGAATTCAAGGGTTCATTATTTTTAACAAAAAGAAAAGAAAGGATTATCAATTTAATATGTCAATAAATGTTATAGAAATATCTTTGTTAGTAAAAAAATATGATAATGTTAATGCACTGAACGGAATATCACTTAATATTTCAGAAGGAACTATATTTGGGTTTATTGGACCAAATGGTGCAGGAAAAACTACACTGATCAAAATTCTAAGCAGCCTCATCTTACCGTCATCCGGAAAGGCACTTGTAAACGGATTTAATGTTGTTACAGACAATAAATCGGTTCGCAGATCCATTGGTCTTGTGGTTAGTGACGAACGCAGTTTTTACTGGAGATTAACCGGCAAACAAAATCTTAGGTTTTTTGCCACTTTAAACAACTTATCAAAAGTGACTTATGAAACCAGAATCGAATCAGTTCTCGGGTTATTAGATTTGCATAAAGAAGCTAATAAACCTTTTAAGAATTACTCTACTGGCACGCGGCAAAAGTTTGCAATTGCAAGAGGTTTGCTTACAAATCCAAAGATATTAATCATGGATGAACCCACCCGCAGTTTGGATCGGTCTACTTCGCAAGATTTAAAAAAATTAATCAAAGAAAAAATTGTCGGGGAAGAAAAAAATACAGTGCTGTTAACGACTCACAACATTTATGAAGCTGAAGAACTTGCTGATCGAGTCGGAATTATTCACCAAGGTGAGATCAAAACAATCGGAGCCTTACAGCAAATCCGTAATACGATTAACTTAGAAAAAATATACAAGATTTCAGTGGAAAATTCGGACACACAATTCAAACACATAATAGAATCTGCAAATTTCAAAGATTCTGTATCCTTTCACAATGTAGAGAACGGAATATGGGCAATCCAAATTAAAAATGGCAAAGTCGGAATATCGGATATCATTTCGCAAATTGTTAGTTTTAATGGCCGAATTCTGGAGTGCACACATCAAAAGCCTGATCTTTCGAAAATTTATGATAGGATTGTACAATGAGTGAACTCTTATTATCACTTAAAAAACCATTGGCTTTTGCCAAAAGAGATTTTCTAATCTCAACTAGTTACCGTTTTGATTTTATTTTTCAGTTTTTAGGAGTGTTATTTTCAATCTTAACATTATACTTCTTATCAAATTTATTTGGATCGAAACCTCTTGAATCTATTTCAAAATATGGCGGTGATTATTTTTCTTATGTGATCATAGGATTTAGCTTTTCCAGTTACTTAGCCGTTTCATTAAATGGCCTTTCAAAAAGTATCCGGGAAGCCCAAACCACTGGAACTTTGGAAGCGCTCCTGGTAACACAAACTGAAATACCGACAATCATAATTTCATCATCCATTTATAGCTTCTTAATTACATCCGTTCATGTAATACTTTTTTTAACAATTGGTGTTGTTTTTTTAGGTATTGATTTTTCCAATGCAAATTATCTTGCCGCTATAATAATCTTTTTATTGACAATTATTTCATTCAGTAGTCTCGGAATAATCTCAGCTTCATTTATTATGATTATGAAACGTGGCAATCCTGTCGATTGGTTAGTTACAGGAATTTCATGGTTGCTAGGCGGTGTTTATTATCCTGTTTCTGTGTTACCGGATTGGTTACAGAAAATTTCATATATGTTGCCAATTACTCATTCACTGGAAGGGATGCGTATGGCATTATTAAAAGGTAGTTCGATTGGAGAGTTAACGAATAGTGTTATGGCTCTTGGTATATTCTCAATCATTATGCTACCCATAAGCGTATTATCATTTAGAATGGCAGTACGGCAAGCTAAAATACACGGAAGTTTAACACAATATTAATAAAGGAAGAAAAAATGAATAACGAAGTTAAAAAATACCAGGTCAATTCACAAGTCGTATCTACAGAACTCGAACCGACCGAAGCTGTTCTGCTTCATTTAGACAACCAAAGATATTATACTTTAAATGAAACCGGTTGGTCGATTTGGAAACATCTAAAAAATGGATTGGCATTACAACAAATCACCAACGAATTACAAAAAGAATTTGATGTGGATCATTCAAAAGCCGAAGAAAGTGTGCGGGAAATCGTTAGTGAACTTGAATCTGAAAGGCTAATCGAAACTCAATAAGATCAGTACAGATATTAAAACTGGATACAAAAGAAATGCCCCATCTTAATGAAACTTTAATTAATAACATCCAGATTAGACCGCTTCATTAAACGATCTTAGCGCTATAACGGATCTTCACAAAAAAGAAAGACTATATCATCAACAGTTTGATCCATTATTTGAACTTTCTCCTGAATTTGACCATTAAACTTTTTTTGTAAATCTCTGCAGAATGCAAGTGATTTGATCCTTGTTGCAGAAACGACAACCAAGGTGATTGCTTATGTTTATGTTCGAATTCTAAAAGAACTATTGATATACCCAAAAATCAAAATGGAAAAGGCATCATGCTCAAAGTCCTGTTGATTTCAAACTGGTACCACTGGCGCATCCATGCACTCAAGCGGATTGCCGTGAGCGGCCACCAGCCGATTGGGATCGTTATCTATCCTTCAAGAGAGTGGACCCAAGCTTTACCGAAACTTGTGCGCGGCTTACTGGCGTACTCAAATAAAGCACGTTCACTTGCGACCAGTTTTTTGTCGCCGGAATCACTTGAGCAAATCAAGCTCGCACACAGTGCAAGCAGGCTCGGAGCGTCTGTACTTGAGGTTGCGGATATCAACCGGCATGACGCTCGGTCACACATTCGCCAGCTTGCCCCAGACGTTATCCTTACTTTTGCCTGGCCCAGAAAATTTGGTGCGGAACTGCTGGCAATCCCGGCGCTCGGCTGCATCAATTGCCACCCCTCTCTCCTGCCCCGCCATCGCGGACTGCACCCCATCTCGGCTGCAATTCTCGCCAACGATAACGAAACGGGCGTGACCTTTCACTTAATGAGTGAAGTGTATGACTCCGGCGACATGCTTCTGCAAAAGACCACGCCGATTGCACCTGATGAAACCGGCCTATCCCTTCTGAACAAATGCGGTAAGCTCGCAACCGACGCTTTGCCAGAGTTACTGGATGGTCTGGCCTCTGGCTCACTGCAGCCAATACCACAGGACGACTCGCTGGCTACGGAAACGCCAAAACTGGCCGCCAATGACGCTGTTGTAAACTGGACCCTGCCCGCCGCGGAAATCGAGTGGCAAACTCGTGCGCTCTACCCTTGGTTTGTACGGCGAACATATCACGACAATGAAGCGATTACCTTTCGAAAATGCGAAGTGGCAGAGAATAGCATTTCTGCTGTGCCCGGCCAGATTCTTGGCAGCTCTGCCTGCCATTTGGCCATTGCAACCGGGAATGACGCCATTATCATCACTGAACCTCAGATCGATGGTTTAACCAAAAGGCAGTCGCGACGCTACCTGCGGAACCATGTAAAAGTGGGCAAAATTCTGCAAGAGCGGTAGTTTCTGTCAGTCTCAGTCGCTATGCTTCCTCAGTCCGGCCACATCATCGGTACTTAACATTTTACGGGCGTTTACAACTAACCTACTTCATACACAAAACCTTCGAAATGAATTTTTTAAAAGACAGAGGACTGCTGATGGATTGCCCAATTGGGGAAGCACAAGCATTGGTACTCTACAATTGAAAGAAAGTTTAGAATGACTTAAAGCACAAAAAGTTCATTTCCTGGATTTGGATATCCACATCCTAAACAAGGGTGGAAATTCAATTCTGGCAGCAAAATGGTTTTAAAACATTTAAATTGATGATGCGCAAAAAACTATAATTGAAAATTTATTTTTTCTTTAAAGAAAACACAAACCCAAACCCATATTGAGAGATCAACCTGATTGGTTTCACTACAAAATATAGAAATGAAAGGAATGAAGGAAGAGAAAGAAAATAGCGGTCTTTTTCATTTGGAGTTAAGACCCAGTGTGTATTGCGAGCTAGAATTACAATCTTATCACGATAACGTTCTCTTGCCTTAATCCTGAACAAGGGGGTTTTGTGGGTACCATAATCGGACATTGTAAATAACCACTTATAAACCTGTTGAGCAAGCGAATGCACAGCACGATTTGATTGTAATAATGATTTTATTTGATCGGGTAATTGAGCGCCAAGAAGGTCGTTAGCCAGGAAAAGACCCAGTGAAAGCACCCTTTCGCCACCAATACTTTTAGCTAACTTCAGAATACAATTCAAATCCACTTCAGGATTTGCTTCAATTAATTTAGAGATGTCACAGATCCACTTTAATCTTTTCCAATTATGTTTTGTCCCATGAATACAATGGATGATAAACAAATCCTCAGACGACAAGTTAAGAACTGTTGCCCCAGCGAATGATATCTTATGCGTGTTCTCCCATAACTTATCCAGGTCCAGGGGGAAATGGTAAATTTTTGATATAATATCCCAGTGAAGCTCTACCCTGATACGGCCCTCTTCTTTTAAGAACTCAAAATCATTTCTTTCTATAAGATAAACCTCTTCATTTATTTCTATTTTTTTTAATAAATTATATTTGTTTGAAAGTAAAAGGCTTTTGGCTTTTAACACATTCTTTTTCCGTACCAATATGTCCAAATCAACAAATTGTCTCAGCGATAAACTTCCGTAAACCGATTCTGCAAAGACCGGTCCTTTCAAAGGAATTGCTTCTATCCCGTTTGATTCAAATAAATCCATTATCTTTAGCAACTCTCCTGTCAGAATAAGATTACGTTGTACGTTTGCTAAATATTGTTCTTTAAGGTGATTCATCTCCTTAACGGGAACAGAATCTTGAGCAATGTTTTTCAAATTAGTATAAATGATTGGCAAAACTCCATGTAGCGCTACTATGCGATGAAAATAGTCCCAATCTATCTTTTGAGTAAGCAATTCCTTGATGTCAAGAGCATTCTTTTGATCCATATGAGACTTAAGGCAAGCTATTAGTAGCTTGTGTTCAGGACGGGTATTTAAAATAGTTTTTAAATTTTTCAACCGAGTCATTTAAATATTATCGACTTAAAAATAGCTTATCAAAAGTTCTGAAATAGGTTTTCAGAGTAAGGACTAATCAATTCCCATCGTTTAAACTTACTTTAAAAACACTGCTTTTTTTATCGCAGTAAATCTACCGGCTTCTAATTTAAAAAAATATATTCCCGAGCTTAAGGATTTTGCATTCCACTCGATGGTGTAGGTTCCGGTCTTCTGCTTTTCTTCAATAAGATTAGACACCCATTTTCCATTGAGATCTAAAATCTGCAAACTCACATTTGTGTCTTCCGGAATATGGTATCGAATTGCTGTAATCGGATTAAACGGATTCGGATAATTTTGCCAAAGCGTAATTGTAACTGGTACAGAATCAATTTTTATTTCACGAGAATATTCGAAAGAACCATCACTGTTAATTTGTTTTAAACGGTAGAAATAGGTAGTACCTGGCATTAGGTTTTGATCCAGAAAAGTATATTCGTTTAGGTTTGCAGTCGTTCCACTCCCCTTTACAAATCCTATTTTGTCCCAGGATCCATTTTCACTTTTTCGTTCAACAACAAATCCATAATTGTTTGTCTCGGACAAAGTAGTCCAAAATAATTCTACTGTATTATCTTTGAATTTTGCTGAAAATGTGCTTAACTCCACAGGCACAGTATTGGTTCGCGGTTTGCTAGGATCAACAATGTGGTACCACATTGTGTCTTTTAAACCTGCTTGATCCATTGCAATAGCTTGGAAATAGAATGATCTGCTAGGTTGGGTTGATGTGGCAGAGATAATTACGATCGAATCTTGCTGAAGAGATACAAAATCCAATTCATTCAACAAAGAGTATGTGACTTCTCCTCCAAGAGATGAAACTCTAAGCGTATCCCGCTGTGTCTCTTCGTTTATGCGAAATGACCGTCCGGCAAGAGGTGCAAATCGCGGCCGAAATACTGTATTCTCCCCCACCTCAAAATCAACTTGCTTTTTTACGGATACATCAACACTTATTGTGGCTGTCCACCTACCATAATCGGTTGGGAATACATTTTGCGCGAAATTCCAATCCAAATAATACCATGCTCTTTGAGCTTTATCCGGAAGCGTAAAGCTCGATTGATCAAACAGCGAATTATCAGAACGACGGACTCTTAATGTAAAAGCATCACCCGCCTGGCCCTGAACCTGTAGCCAAACGATAATAACTGTTTCATCTTTTCCAAATACTTCCGGTTGAGACAGTCTCTCTTTAAATAGATCAAAAGAAATATAATTTTCATCTCCACCGGCAGAAGCCCTGGTTGTTACCCCCATATCGTAAATTCTGATCGGATCATTCCCCACATACGGCTCCTGGTTCTGCCAAAGACTTGGTAGCGTATTTAAGGTTCCCTGCCATGGATCACGCTTCTGCCAAATTCCGTTGATGTATTCCCCAACTTCAAAATGTAAATGCGCCTCTGTTGAATTACCTGAACTACCGGCAAGTCCGAGCACATCACCTTTTTCAATTGTTTCACCTTCTTCAACCGTAACAGAATTCTTTCGAAAATGAACGTACCAGGCATGAGTTCCATCATCATGTTGAACAATGACTCTATTTCCAAAATCGGGATATGGCGGTTTGGTGTTTCGGTCTTGTTTAGAAAAAACGGTTTCAACCACAGTCCCATCTGCAGCTGCAACGATTTTCATGCCACGATCCATTGCTCGAAAATTGAAAAGGGTCACATCAGTCCCTTGGTGTCCATTGTAGGTATGAGGATTACCCATGTAATCAGCAAAAGTGTTTGAATTGTCATCATCGACATAGTTGAACAAAAATAAACCATCGTGTAATTGGTTAATAAGCGGCCAGTCAAATAATGGGTAATTAATTTTTTGTATTGCATTTGAAGATGTTCTGTATCTTCCTATTTTTTGCCAAAATGTAGCATGGTTAATAATTGGCAAGCAGTTGAATTCATATTCCTTTGGGTTCACTATTTTTACGGATTGGTGAGAATTAAAAGGATAGGTTTGGCTATTAACCGGATTTGATACCAGGCTCATCGAGAGGTATAAAATGAAGAGGGCTGTTTTACCAATCAAAAAAAAGCTCCTTAACGTTTAATGTACAGTTAACTTTTATAGCAAAAATTATGCAAAAGTAGCTTCGCATTGAGAATCCTATGATTGGATTTCAAACAAAAACATAACAAATTGATTATTGCAATTTTTTTAATATTTTTCCCATAAAGGATTCGTAGTGATAACCAAAATCGACAATTTTGGAAGAATACTTATCCCCAAAAGATAAGAAAAAAATTGGGATTAGAACCAGGAGAGAAAATAAGCATCGAAACAACTAGAAAAAAAATTATTCTCAAAGCAAACCAAGAAAATAAAGCGAATCAAAAAAACCTAAAAAGTTTTGAAAAGCTTCTTGCGTTTAACCAACAGTTTCAACTTACAGTCGATCCTAACATAGATCTATCAGAACTGACCAATGAGATAAATAAGTGATATATTTTGATACAGATGTAATTATTCATTCAATAATAATTTAAGACAAAGAAAAGCATATTGTATCTATCGACATCATTAAAAAAGCAATAAAAAATGGCAGTTTTTTTTCTCATTTTTAGTATTACAAAAAATTGCTTTTGCATTAAGTAAATTGGGATTTTCAAATCATTTCATAGAGCACAACATAACAAGTTTTCTAAGTTTAACTTCTTTTCAATATTCTGAAATGCAATTTTCCAGAGCATGTATGTTGGCAAATAAAATCGGATTCAATCATTAACGATTGTATTCATACTTCTATTGCACGAACAATTTTGTGATGAATTGATCACTTATAACAAAAGTGATTTTAGAAAATTAAGGTCACATTCAAATTTAAAAATAACTATTCTATAATCTAGAGACACAGGACTAACTTTGAAATTGAATCTTCCACCAAAACCAGCTAATAAGCTCAATAATCTCAATAACTAATATATTTATACATTAGTCGTATTAGTTTATAGGCCTCGTTCATATTCTTAGCCGTATAAGTAACCGTAAACCCATTCTCACCTTTTCCCATTCCCGGAATAGCTTGCAAAATATCTACATGCATTGTTGAGGCCAACTTCATTTTGATTCGCACAGGAGTTCCGATATCATAAGGCCTTGCCTGATCCAGGTTTCGCAAAGCCTCCTTCGTTGCAAATGTCAGGCGTTTATGTACAACTTTGGGGTGAACCAGTTTTGCCACCTGTGGAGTAATAGCCTCTTTCGTACTCACAGTATTTGTTCCAAGCAATTGCTTTAATTCCTTGGTTAAATCCAAATCTCCGCAAGCCAAAATCACAGGTACTCCAAGCTCCCCGGCAAATGCAGCATTTAAGCCGCCCTCCCCTACTTCAATATCATTCAGCCATAGTCCCTTCACCGATCCCGAACCGGTATGGGCCAGGAATCCGTTGGGATCGCCAGCTTTTGAGTGGTAGCCAATAAATATTACCCCATCAAAACTTTCTTCCAAACCCTGTACCATCCCTAATGGTTTGAGATTCCCCTGGATATATGTGACTCTTTCATCCAATTCAGTATGATATAAATTCTGCATATCACCATGGGAATCATTCACAAGAATATCAGCAGGGCCATGCTCAAAAATAGCTTTTACTACAATATTTACTTCGTCGGTCATTAGCCTGCGCCCAATTGAATAATCCTTGCCATTTCCACGAGTCATCTTTGCGGTTCCTATACCACCAATTCCCTCCATATCTACAGAAATAAATATTTTGAGTGGTTTTTCCTGGGCTGACACAATACTGCATAAGAAAGTGAATAAAAGAATAAATGAGGCAGTTGATAATTTCCGAATCATGATTTCCTCTCTTTTAATTGCTGATTAAAATATCGCCTTAATTACCCATTGGATCGCTTCGTAAGGTAATTTTGCTTGTGTAGATTTTGCCGTTAACTTTCATTTTGACTAAATAATCCCCTGGATTTGCTTG from the candidate division KSB1 bacterium genome contains:
- a CDS encoding methionyl-tRNA formyltransferase, translating into MLKVLLISNWYHWRIHALKRIAVSGHQPIGIVIYPSREWTQALPKLVRGLLAYSNKARSLATSFLSPESLEQIKLAHSASRLGASVLEVADINRHDARSHIRQLAPDVILTFAWPRKFGAELLAIPALGCINCHPSLLPRHRGLHPISAAILANDNETGVTFHLMSEVYDSGDMLLQKTTPIAPDETGLSLLNKCGKLATDALPELLDGLASGSLQPIPQDDSLATETPKLAANDAVVNWTLPAAEIEWQTRALYPWFVRRTYHDNEAITFRKCEVAENSISAVPGQILGSSACHLAIATGNDAIIITEPQIDGLTKRQSRRYLRNHVKVGKILQER
- a CDS encoding PqqD family protein, producing the protein MNNEVKKYQVNSQVVSTELEPTEAVLLHLDNQRYYTLNETGWSIWKHLKNGLALQQITNELQKEFDVDHSKAEESVREIVSELESERLIETQ
- a CDS encoding peptidoglycan DD-metalloendopeptidase family protein, encoding MIGKTALFILYLSMSLVSNPVNSQTYPFNSHQSVKIVNPKEYEFNCLPIINHATFWQKIGRYRTSSNAIQKINYPLFDWPLINQLHDGLFLFNYVDDDNSNTFADYMGNPHTYNGHQGTDVTLFNFRAMDRGMKIVAAADGTVVETVFSKQDRNTKPPYPDFGNRVIVQHDDGTHAWYVHFRKNSVTVEEGETIEKGDVLGLAGSSGNSTEAHLHFEVGEYINGIWQKRDPWQGTLNTLPSLWQNQEPYVGNDPIRIYDMGVTTRASAGGDENYISFDLFKERLSQPEVFGKDETVIIVWLQVQGQAGDAFTLRVRRSDNSLFDQSSFTLPDKAQRAWYYLDWNFAQNVFPTDYGRWTATISVDVSVKKQVDFEVGENTVFRPRFAPLAGRSFRINEETQRDTLRVSSLGGEVTYSLLNELDFVSLQQDSIVIISATSTQPSRSFYFQAIAMDQAGLKDTMWYHIVDPSKPRTNTVPVELSTFSAKFKDNTVELFWTTLSETNNYGFVVERKSENGSWDKIGFVKGSGTTANLNEYTFLDQNLMPGTTYFYRLKQINSDGSFEYSREIKIDSVPVTITLWQNYPNPFNPITAIRYHIPEDTNVSLQILDLNGKWVSNLIEEKQKTGTYTIEWNAKSLSSGIYFFKLEAGRFTAIKKAVFLK
- a CDS encoding M55 family metallopeptidase; translation: MIRKLSTASFILLFTFLCSIVSAQEKPLKIFISVDMEGIGGIGTAKMTRGNGKDYSIGRRLMTDEVNIVVKAIFEHGPADILVNDSHGDMQNLYHTELDERVTYIQGNLKPLGMVQGLEESFDGVIFIGYHSKAGDPNGFLAHTGSGSVKGLWLNDIEVGEGGLNAAFAGELGVPVILACGDLDLTKELKQLLGTNTVSTKEAITPQVAKLVHPKVVHKRLTFATKEALRNLDQARPYDIGTPVRIKMKLASTMHVDILQAIPGMGKGENGFTVTYTAKNMNEAYKLIRLMYKYISY
- a CDS encoding ABC transporter ATP-binding protein produces the protein MSINVIEISLLVKKYDNVNALNGISLNISEGTIFGFIGPNGAGKTTLIKILSSLILPSSGKALVNGFNVVTDNKSVRRSIGLVVSDERSFYWRLTGKQNLRFFATLNNLSKVTYETRIESVLGLLDLHKEANKPFKNYSTGTRQKFAIARGLLTNPKILIMDEPTRSLDRSTSQDLKKLIKEKIVGEEKNTVLLTTHNIYEAEELADRVGIIHQGEIKTIGALQQIRNTINLEKIYKISVENSDTQFKHIIESANFKDSVSFHNVENGIWAIQIKNGKVGISDIISQIVSFNGRILECTHQKPDLSKIYDRIVQ
- a CDS encoding lysine--tRNA ligase, yielding SLRGQGAIIFLNFSDGTATFQALLKKGEVEKEHFTLFNETIDIGDFIEFKGSLFLTKRKERIINLICQ
- a CDS encoding nucleotidyltransferase family protein, coding for MDQKNALDIKELLTQKIDWDYFHRIVALHGVLPIIYTNLKNIAQDSVPVKEMNHLKEQYLANVQRNLILTGELLKIMDLFESNGIEAIPLKGPVFAESVYGSLSLRQFVDLDILVRKKNVLKAKSLLLSNKYNLLKKIEINEEVYLIERNDFEFLKEEGRIRVELHWDIISKIYHFPLDLDKLWENTHKISFAGATVLNLSSEDLFIIHCIHGTKHNWKRLKWICDISKLIEANPEVDLNCILKLAKSIGGERVLSLGLFLANDLLGAQLPDQIKSLLQSNRAVHSLAQQVYKWLFTMSDYGTHKTPLFRIKARERYRDKIVILARNTHWVLTPNEKDRYFLSLPSFLSFLYFVVKPIRLISQYGFGFVFSLKKK
- a CDS encoding ABC transporter permease; the protein is MSELLLSLKKPLAFAKRDFLISTSYRFDFIFQFLGVLFSILTLYFLSNLFGSKPLESISKYGGDYFSYVIIGFSFSSYLAVSLNGLSKSIREAQTTGTLEALLVTQTEIPTIIISSSIYSFLITSVHVILFLTIGVVFLGIDFSNANYLAAIIIFLLTIISFSSLGIISASFIMIMKRGNPVDWLVTGISWLLGGVYYPVSVLPDWLQKISYMLPITHSLEGMRMALLKGSSIGELTNSVMALGIFSIIMLPISVLSFRMAVRQAKIHGSLTQY